ttccagTCATCTTTAACTCGGCCATTGTATAGACTACAACAGAAAGGACATTCGTTTATTTATATAACTAATATTACTTGCGGTAAAACTCCAAATATCATAGTTCGTggaactttacaatttgcgcgTAAAGAGTCTAATACGTACTGTTTTCGACAAGGAACTTTGCGCATGGACCTGAAGCAACATTAGAAAGCCACATGTACAAATCTCTTTTCCTTCTGCCTTCAAACAATACAGCTTTGTTGCAATTCTTCATTTCGCACATCTCGTTAATTACTTGCAACTGTTTAGTATGTTCCATTTTAGATTCGGGACGGTGATGAGGCATAAGAGTCTTCAAGTCATCCATAAGATGACGGTGTCTGTAACTAATTCCTCTGGTAGCGAAAACTAAAACTCGTTGCTTGTTAATCCAttttacctaaataattaaaagtagACAGCATATAATATCTATAATAATGAATCTGCGatattttactaaaattttaaatgaacatAATGGTTATCAAGTGACTTTTCTATACAGGCTGTTTTTTCTGGTACAAtaagattaaaatattttcaaacctTTTTCAGCGATGGCTCATCTGACATTCTCGTTGCTGGCAAAATTTCTGTTTTCGTTGCATTTTCTTTATTGGCACCTTCTGCCCTTTTACGTTTCAGTTCTCTTTTCGTCATAATTAAATTGATATAGGCACGTAAACAAATGTAGAGACACCACGAAAATTGCGGTTAACCTTACAAAGATATCTCAAACACGTGTTATACACCGTGGAATGACGAGACTATATAGATTCGCAACACTTTGAtagaatgcctaaaattattGATGTTTGAACTTATTGTAAAAAAACCTTgatataatttttgtatatatgtacaatacatacatttcgttttattttacaaGAAGGAAATGTACAAAATATTCTTGGGTTTAATCGCGAATCAATTAAGGGAGAATTCCACtattacgcccaaatcgcccgtgaatttaATTAGGGTAGGTTGCCTTATACACGACTGGACGCATCatcaagaatttaaaaatcgattttctcgaaaatgaagcgcgatatgaaaaaaagttactctttcttttcgacttataacaagtaaataagtcgagaaaaatgaAACATCGATTCTTTACCAGGCGATTTTTTCCTGAATCGATTTTTCATCTTGCTATtcgaatcgatttgaaaaaacgatactttccGAAAAAATCGGCAACCCTATTAAGTACGTATTCGTTTGCCAAAAGTTCCCTATTCAGTTTCCACCCTGTTCCACGCACTATTCGCGAAAGAAAGTCATTATGGAACACGTGCGAAATATGGATCGgcgtataatatttttaattctattCATTTTTGGGAAAGGAACTTGCAATGAGGATTGCAAGCCAAATATAGGTTcgtacgaaattttatttatcgaTATATACGATACAATTAAGATTTCTtggtaattgaaaataatttataaaaattatccatttattcgaaacattcaggAGACCCGTATTATAACAAATTAGTATATATGGCTGGCACGATATAAATAATatcattaaacaaaaaaatgcttaatttctgtttctatttttcagCGATTATCGGCGGTGGTATTGGAGGGGCGTCGAGTTCGCACTTTCTTTCAGAATTATTTGATAATAATCTTAATATCGATTTGTACGAAGCAAAAACTATCGGCGGACGCTTAGCGACTATAGAAATTGATAATAATGAATTTGAAGCTGGTGGTTCAATCATAGAATCTCAGAATAGATACATGCAAGACTTTGTTAAACTACttggtactttattttatagtttCTCATGTTTCTGCTGTTATGGCAGTATAAATATTCAGGATGGAATCATAGTTGTTAAGCTTTGAAATTATTAATCAGCTATGTTTATTACATTAGGTTTAGAACACAGACCGACCAATGATCAAAGAGCAGGTATTTGGAATGGAAATGAATTTGTATTCGAAGAAAGTAAATGGGAACTGATATCTTTGgctaaattaatttataaatatggTATTCAAACATTTAATCTAAACAGGTAGTCTGCTTGTTCTATAAACAGTTCTCAAAATCACGCTcctaattaatattataataacatGATCTTATTTATTTGAAACAGATATGTAAGTTCCATGTTAAAGGACTTTACAAGTATATATGATTTGCAAGATGCTGGGAAGTCTTTCAGAAATGTTACTAGCCTCTTAGCAGCCATGAACCCAGAATTCCCAAAATTGCTAGAAATTTCTATGAAAGATCATCTTTTAAATATGGGCTATTCAGAGAAGTTAATCAACGAATTGGTTAAAGCACCATTAGTGGTAAATTATGGACAAGATATCGATATTCATAGCTTTGTTGGGTGTGTAGCTTTAGCTGGAGCAAGCTCCAACTTGTGGTCCGTTAAAGGAGGAAACAAAAaggtctcttcttcttaattACACAGCACGcacatatgtataacataaTAATAAGCCAATACTCTAGGTGCCTGAACATTTAATACACAGAAACAGAAACATACACGTTGTGCCTTCGTACGTCACGAAAGTTATTAATGTGCCAGCGAACAATAGTAGAAACTTATACGAAGTGCATTACTCTAATAAAGGTACAGTAAATAGtaacttaaggggggaggcctacctagaaatttttgaagaatcgatttttcgattttgatattttcttgaagtacatcttgaaaatattccctgaaagtgtcaagttaatccggCCATAATTGACAATGTTATACGCGtttaagtaggtaggtgtttTTCAGCGTAGCGCTCAGaccaaaaactttaaacgcgttttcctcaaaatcatgttttcaaagtcgatgacacacataactcaaaaatcaatgaaccgatttactcgggGTTTTGCAGGTTTATTTTAGGGTCAAAAATCTAAGCGCTCTCAGGagcttttccattttttttgccCAGATTTTTTTACACTCAAAAACCGGGCGATTTATTgtcaaatatcgatgcttcaactttgtacagccgccattttgtctcaaaataatttttccaaaatcgggcccgatagcgcctagataatttcatatattatataaaaaaaattgaattttcaattttggatgatcctgtacCAAGCTATGGTTTTCACAAAGCGCCTAAAAAAGAAGGACGtctcgggcatcgcctataactcacaaacctttcgatactttttactacagaaaatactgaaatatccgtaagacaTACTCTTTCCGATGgagtaatgtttaataataaaagtttatcggtttttctagaaaaaattaccaaaaaagcatgttgttttgaccgttctaggtaggcctgcCCCCTTAATAACATCTTCATCAACGCCCACTGAATATAATTACTTTTATTTCAGATAGTACAACTGTAATGAAGTCAACGTACGACATTGTAATCGTTGCAGCTCCGCTTGTTGCAGATCAAAAGTTTCCTATAACTTTCGAAGGATTCCcaaataatgattttcacagTGTGGGAAAATATCATAAGTTAATGGTTACATTTGTCAAAGCAGATCTAAAACCGCAGTATTTCGGTTTGGAAGATGAATTAGATATTATTATAAGTTGCAACCCAAATAACACAATAATTAATTCTGTCGGAAGACTAAATTCTGTAGAAGGTTCGATGGAGCACAGTAGAGTGTGGAAGATCTTCAGCAACGAGTATTTGGAATTGAATCTTATAAAGCAGATGTTTTCAAATGTATGATATACGATGCTTGTAATATTTATACTAAAACATATAATGCGGTACGAAAATAATTGAACACTTTCCCAGGTGAACGAAGTGAAGGAGATTTCTTGGATGGCGTATCCCGAATATTCAACGCAACGTCGCGAGGGGGACTTTGTTTTACACGATGCACTTTATCACGTGAATACCATTGAATGGACTGCCAGTGCGATGGAAATGAGTGCGCTGAGTGGAAGGAACGTTGCAATTTTAGCGCACGCGGATTTCTCTAAAAAATGCTCTAAGAACGTTAAAACAGTGCGAACTGATACACCTCAAAATACACCATCTGGTGAATTATAACTCAAGAAATGAACTATAAAATTAACGCACGCCTGATCTCTGTATCGTTATTATTAAAAGAACCATttataaataaagtaaatatatttaatataaaatagagGAAATAATTACTTTTTATCACAATAATTTACTCGCAAGAGAGAAAATCATTTGGTGACAGAGATGATAAAATATCTGGTTGCGAACGTGTCGAAAGCGTCGATAAGTGAAATAGATAAGTAAATcacacctatatatatatatataacccaACCTATATATATAGGTGTGTGCATATATATAAGTCGACATAAGTGAAACTGAAACTATTTGTAACACATGTATACACTAGTTCTGTCAAAATGCGATAGCACTGAAATGACTATGACTATTCAATTAGAAAGAGCCGTGACGACGTTATCAGCAGATTATTACAAGGCCATTCGTAGTGCTCGTGGAAACACGAAAGTTCTTGTCGCGAATCTAAAAATCTCCGAGAACATAACCTAGTTAACCATCGGAAGGAAGACGCAAATGTCAACATCGAACTAACCGGACAGTGCTGAAAATGTGATTTCACCGGCAGGGTAGCGTTTGCCAGAATCTACGTGATGCCGTAAAATTCTCTCTGGAGGAAAGGAAGTGTAATGGAAAATCATTCCGTTCGTATAAATTATACATTAACGCCACGCGACACGGAGCAACCATTAATACACGATAACCAAGTTAAGCAATACGGAGAGAATAGCAAAAAGCGCGAGGAGATAATAGTCCTGACAAGCGAAGCCAAGGGTGGTCTGTTTAATCCAAGAGCTTTTCTATTCCTGACATTATGGTACTTCTTCAGCGGGTGCACCCTGTTCTTGAACAAATACATACTGTCCTACATGGAAGGGAACCCTACAATCTTGGGTAAATTAGTAATGAATGTTTATTAAACTGAACGATAATTAATATCAACTCCTTTCATCGTATTCGTTAGCGGGCATATCTTA
The nucleotide sequence above comes from Andrena cerasifolii isolate SP2316 chromosome 2, iyAndCera1_principal, whole genome shotgun sequence. Encoded proteins:
- the LOC143378792 gene encoding prenylcysteine oxidase 1, with product MYKIFLGLIANQLSTYSFAKIIMEHVRNMDRRIIFLILFIFGKGTCNEDCKPNIAIIGGGIGGASSSHFLSELFDNNLNIDLYEAKTIGGRLATIEIDNNEFEAGGSIIESQNRYMQDFVKLLGLEHRPTNDQRAGIWNGNEFVFEESKWELISLAKLIYKYGIQTFNLNRYVSSMLKDFTSIYDLQDAGKSFRNVTSLLAAMNPEFPKLLEISMKDHLLNMGYSEKLINELVKAPLVVNYGQDIDIHSFVGCVALAGASSNLWSVKGGNKKVPEHLIHRNRNIHVVPSYVTKVINVPANNSRNLYEVHYSNKDSTTVMKSTYDIVIVAAPLVADQKFPITFEGFPNNDFHSVGKYHKLMVTFVKADLKPQYFGLEDELDIIISCNPNNTIINSVGRLNSVEGSMEHSRVWKIFSNEYLELNLIKQMFSNVNEVKEISWMAYPEYSTQRREGDFVLHDALYHVNTIEWTASAMEMSALSGRNVAILAHADFSKKCSKNVKTVRTDTPQNTPSGEL